The Pristiophorus japonicus isolate sPriJap1 unplaced genomic scaffold, sPriJap1.hap1 HAP1_SCAFFOLD_2951, whole genome shotgun sequence DNA window gaaaGAGCGACTGGAGAGAGGGAAAGGTTGAGACTGGGggagcatggccaaggtggccatcaaccggtccagtcagcaggaggtcgaggagggtcgttcagcccaactgcgtgcctctcttccgcggttacatccgagccagtgtgTCCCGGGAGATGAAGCAcgtggtgtccatcggtacgctcgcggccttccaagtgcatcaaattttaatttgaaccattattgttaaaagttaatttgtttaaattgtcggttttagtgccccattTTTACATATGATTTATATTTGATTTACAGGTACAGCCAAAATAGTTGAGACTGggtgagagaaggaaagagagagactgcaggaaaagggaatagatagatagatagatagatagatagatagatagatagatagatagagagagagagagagagagagagagagagaaagactgggtcgagaggctggggaggaagagagagagggagagactgggaacaGACAGAAACTgagggaagagatagagagagggactcggggagagatagagggcgaggctgagtgagagagaaacacagagaaagagagagagatttggggcagAGAAGGAATGGGACTCGTGGAGAGACAGAAACTGGgaaagaatgggagagagagactggggagagagagagagagagagggaggctgtggagagagaaagactgggagagagagagagagggagactgtggagaGGGAAAgacaggggagagtgagactgagagagagagagagcaagagagagaaagggattgggaaagagagactggagaaagagactggggggagagagggggagagaaagacttgGAAGAGAGTgaaagaggtacagagagagaaagaattagagagggagagatagacaggGGCAGAGTgactgctgagagagagagagagactggggagagggaaaaattgggagggagagtgagagactggagtagAAAGAGACAATGGAGAGATAGACTGGAGTAAAACAGTCTGTGGGAGAGAATAAATGGGAGGGGCagagatagactgaggggggagggggtgagagtgggagagagagactggagaaagagagactggggtaagggaaAGTTTCAGACTGGGGAGTATGGAgggactcggggagagagagagaaactgggagatagatagagagacactgggagagagagacagagagagagagagagagtggtactgggaaagacacgggggagagagagaacgattgggagagagagaggagggccagAGCGAAGTTATTGGaggcggaagggagagagaggagagggaaaaggagagagagcaggaggggaGTGGATATCAGgaacggggagggggtgggggtggaggataaAGTGTACATAGAGCACAGAGGGTACGGTGGAAGAACGTGTTACAGGTTTAAAGGGGGaagtgagagcgagaacgtgatccagatggtaagatggatcatgttctaCCAACTTTACACCTGCACCACGTCATTTTCTCGTGGTTGATTTTTGGAAAGCCCGGTGCGTGTGTGGCAAGTGAGatcattggactggacgaaatccagaagtcacaacactgtcactattcacttcatacacaaTAAACCTGTTACCaaactgtgacccacacacaatgccccatccatGGGGGTGTGGTGGAGGGCAgagttcaggaacttgggcggcAGTGGCACAAACATATTTTGGTGGTGGGAGAAGGTCTTTACCTGCGAGGGTGGGCCCTCTCtgctccaagtgagctctgttctgtctggagtcagcagtcagaagggttcaaattgcactttgcaaagtcactgattaagtAGGCTGGgaagatctaattacacattccagagaaactgctgggcatgccttgtcctccaaggggaccaatcagaactttcGTGTTACAAATAGATACACCCAAGTATTACACAATTGATGTTATAAATTGACCAAAAAGCTGTGCTGAGTTATTTTCCCAAACTGTGTAGTTTCAGTAAAGAGCGTGTCTTACCTCCTCTTCCGACGAGCTTCCTCCTGAATGAAATAAAACACAAATCTAAGTTACCAGAGACTGACCGTCCATATTCAGACAGCAGAATTTACACAAATTGTTACAAATGTGTGATACTCACTGCTGCCGACACAGAAAGAAAGAGAATATAACTGCGCTTTTTGATATGTAACAATGACCTGGTCTTTGGTTTGGAGAGTACCATTTTAAAATTTACAGATGGCACAAAATTTGGAaaaatagtaaacagtgaggaggatagcatcaaactccaggaggacatagacagactggtgaaaaggGCAGATAAAGTTTAATGTAGGATCTTTGAAGTGATGCAATTTGGAAGGAAAAATTTGGAGAGGCAATCTAAACTAAATCATACAGTGTTAATGCGGTTCAGGAACAGAGGGACCGGACGGATCACAAAATGAAATGTGTACGGGGGAAGgaaaagttgataaagctgttaaaagaAAACAGGGGACCCTTGGCTTCGTAAATGGAGGTGTAGAGTGCAGAAGTAAGGACATTATCCCAAACCTTTCTAAataactggttaggcctcagctggagcattatgtccaattctggccaccgcactttaaggaggatgtcaaggccttgaagaaggagcagatgagatttaccagaatgtaccagggatgagagacttgagTTACgtggaaagattggagaagctgggagtgttctccttcgagcagaggggattaaggggatatttaatagaggtgttcaaaattaggtGTGgtattgacagagtaaataagtagAATCTtgttccactggcaggaggttcccagtcagaggacacagattgaagataattggcagaaaaatagagggaattttttaaatcaataagtTGGGATCATCTGCAATGCATTCATTGAGTGGGAGCACATTtaacagcaactttcaaaagggaatagaaTAGACACTTGAAAACGAATAAAAacaaggctatggagaaagagcagggggaaagcactaatttgatcgctctttcaaacagccagcacaggcacCATGGCTGAATCGTCgctttctgtgctgtaggattctgtgATTGTAAGTAGTTGAACATTTTGATTTGTGTGTCAGATACTGGAACTCAACTTCAGTGCCACTCAAACACACAGTGGCTGTCACCCCCACCGtaccagacacactcacactcacaacatGGAACTGTAACTGGATTCCAATGTGAGCTCCAGGAAAATATCAAACTTGCGCAGCATGGAAATAATTACAAGCAAAATCTCAAAGGCAACTCATTGCCATGATTCTACAAATAGTGTGGCAGTGGTTGGTATCTTTCCGTGCCGATAGCAGAACCGCACCGGCAGAGACAAAACAATCGGTTTTAATCAGTTCCGAATTTTTCAGCAAATGCTGCATTTATTGCAGTTATCATCGGTTATTTTGTGACTGTGTGAAGTTTCACTGAACTGACCcacaatataatcctcaccttcagaaatatcagtccgtctttttgctccatctgtttctacaactttgagagcttctcctgaatagaatttaaatgctcttgaatttctcgaaggtttttctccattgtttcaatcttcccctcttgttccctgagatctcggattaaacgctgctctctctcagtgagaatctggtgcattttagtgaactgggatgtgatgcgggtctgcagactgctcaactgttcctaccaaatgaaatgtgaaacataattaatGTCCCGCGATAGAGGGAACAAAACTAACCAAGATCTCAGAAAATCAGCTCAGGGAGACCTTCccctaactccggaaatctgctgttTCTGTTTTAATTCCGTTTCTCGAGCCGCCGATTTCTTCTCTGTGAGAGAATCTAAGGAAGTTTTCAGCTgatcctgggattgggagagaaaatCACAGAATGAAAGTGTTAGACCATGAAAATGTGATACAATAATCAGGTGATCAAATCTGTTCCCTTTTACCTTGTAGATTCCAACAGCTTCTTTAATGGGCATGAAGCGGTGCTCTCTGTGTTCCCGCGCATCTCTACAGATCAAACAGATcaatttcttgtcagtttcacaaaacagcttcagtTCTTCGTGATGTTCCTCACAGTGAAGTTTACGTTCCTTCTCTTTCAGATTCAAGTTTAATATTCGCACTTTCTCAGCCAGTCTCGCTAAGGCCCGATTAGCCTTGAGGTTTCTTTTCGAAAACTCCGCTCTACATTCCGGGCAGGAGATTCTCCTCTTCTTTGCCCAGCACCGTGTGACACAGGAGCGGCAGAAGTTGTGTCCACACTCCAGTATTACCGGATCGGTGAAGAAATCCAGACAAATGGAACAAATTGCCTCCTCGATCAAACTCTGGTCTTGCTGTCTGGAAGACATGATTCAGCTTCAGCGCTTCCTGATTCAAACTGCTGGTGTCGTGTTCCTGTGGGAGGTTCCAGGGGCCGTTCTCCCTCTGACATCACTCTTGTATCTCTGGCAGCGCTCTTCACATCTGCATGAAATAGTGATTGAATTTACGAAGAGAGAAAGCAGTCTAGGACTTTTCAGGGTGCACCTAGCACCAGACTGAGAGTTAAATGGGCATTTACTAAGGCTGAGGAAATGAAGAGGGAaaaggagggggtgagaggagaaatcataaaaacataagaaataggagcagcagtgggcaatgcagctcctcgagcctgctcccccattccataaaatcatggctgaactcCTATGTCAATACCAATTTCCCGCCCTGTCCTCATACACCTTGATtcccttggtatccaaaaatctgtcgaactCTGCCTTCAATATAACCAATGACTCAGCATCCGCAGtcctctgtggtagagatttcaaaAGATtcggaactctctgagtgaagaaatttgtcctcatctgtGAAGACTGTGCTGCCTGTCCAGTTTAAGGctatctcctcgcggctggagaagaacttgggttGGAGGGGGAGGAttaagttgtcgtggtccacaggtTTCGTAGGAATCAAAGAAATAGATAGAACAAAGAATGAAGTTCTgcggagggagtttgaggagctagaatCTAAATCAATAAGCAGAACCTCGaatgtaataatctctggattaataCCTGAGCCACGCATAAAGTGGTATCGGATCAAGCAGACCAGTTAAATGCatagctcaaagagtggtgtgagaagaaggggtttcaattcatggggcactggccccAGCACTGGGGAaaaagggagctgttccatcgggacggactccacttaaaccgggctgggcccagcatcctggtgaatcgaataactagtgctgtagatagggctttaaaataAAAAAAAGTCGGGGGAGGGTCATGTGAGGGAAAAATTAGAAATGTAAAGAGAAATGTtaaggcaatagagcagtgtagtgatttgggtaaaaataagcagagtgtaatAGGAAGGGACAGAGGGTTTAACTGTAGCAGTGCAGCATAGAATAAAGTCAAAGCAgagaataatggtaaaaaaatgaAAGGTTCTTTAGCTggatgcacgaagcattcgtaacaagatagacgaaCTAGTGGCAGAAATAGAAGTAAATGGTTTGATTTAATTTCATTACAAAGatgaggttgcaaggtgaccaaggttgggaactaaatgttccagggtacttgacgtttcaaAAGGACaagcagaatggaaaaggaaggagtagccctgataataaaggatgacataaggccaGTAGAGAGAAAGCATCCTGGCTCAGTATGGGTGGagttaaggaataataaggggcagaaaacattggcatGAGTAGTATAtaagcccctaacagtagctacatctttggacagaatattaatcaagaaatagtacgagcttgtaacaaaggtaatgcaataatcgtgggggatttAAACTTATAGACTggaaaaatcaaattggcaaaggtagtctggaggacgagttcatggagtgcattcgggacagtttcctagaacaatacgtcatggaaccaaccagggaacgggCTATTTTAGATGTTGTAGTGCAATGAGCcaaggttaattagcaatctcatagtaaaggattctctggggcagagggaccataatatgacagaattacacattaagtttgaaagtgacttGCCTAAattcgaaactagagtcttaagttTAAATAAAACTAATTACATAGATACAGGCCAAGTACAATACGTTGAGAGGTGAAGTGAAGAGGGAAATAAgactggcaaagagagaatatCAGAATAGAATGGCGGTTAAAATAAAAGAGAACTCAAAAATCTTCCACCAGCATGTAAATAATGTGATTATTAAGAGGCGGGGTGGGGGCCTATTAGGGACAAAGAAGGTGATATAGGCTTAGAGGCGAAGGGCAAGTCTGAAATACTTAATGATTACTTTGTATCGgtgtttactaaggaagaggatgctgataAAATATCGGTAGAAGCGGAGATAGtagaggtaatggatggggtgaaaGGTGTACGGCAGGATGTATTGAAAAGGCTGGATATGCTCAGAGTAGataagtcacctggtccggattgcttgcatcccaggttgctaagggaagtgAGGGTGGAGATAGCGAAagggcttgccataatcttccaatcttccctagTTGTGGGGAAGGTGCCAGGGGATTGGAAAGTGACAAATatgacacccttgttcaagaaaggatgTAAGGTCATTCCGAGTAACTCCAGGTCAGTCAGTTTTACATCAGTGGTGGCTCTGGTTTTAAAAATAATAATCAGGGAAACATTAGcaggcacttggagaggtttaagttaattaaggagagccagcacggatttgtaaaaggcaatTCATGTTTGACTAATCCAATtgattttttgatgaagtaacagagagggttgatgaagggaatgcagtggatgttgtttatatggattttaggaaggctTTTTACAAAGggccacataaaaggctggttaacaaaattgaggtcCATGGAATAGGAGGGCCCTTTTCATTCCCTAAGCCAAGAAATTGGCTCAAGGAATGGAAACAGCGAgacgtggtgaatggttgtttttcagagtgGAGTTATGGTGctcagtggtgttcctcagggatcAGTGCCAGGACCGCTGCTTATTTTGATATATATACAAATGACTATGATATTGGAATAgggagtaaaatttcaaaatttgctgatgataccaaacttggaggtgtggcaacAGTGAGGATAataccaatcgactgcaacaggacataaactggcagaatgggcagagaagtggcagatggaatgtaatacAGAGAAGTATGAGCTGATGCATTTTGGCACAGGGGATAGAAAAACGCAATATAGACTACgtggcacagttctaaagagtgtgcagggacagaggcATCTGGGGATTCacgtgcatagatctttgaaggtggcaggacatattgagagagtaggtttttttattcattcatgggatgtgggcgtggctggcaatgccagcattaattgcccatccccagttgtccttgagaaggaggtggtgagccgcctttttgaagcgctgcagtccgtgttgtgaaggtaatgccacagtgctgttgggaagggagttccaggattttgacccagcaacgatgaaggaactccgatatatttccaagtcaggatggtgtgtgacttggaggggaacgtggagcgcctgctgcccttgcctttcttggtggtagaggtcgtgtgTTTGGGGGGTGCTGCCAAactagccttggcgagttactgcagtgcatcgtgtcgatcagtggtgggcaaaatatggcCCGCGGGCTGGCCATATCCGGGCCGCCAAGTCATTCTCTCCGGCCTAtttgatgggacagaaatagaacgtgagccagagctcgagctgcacattcgtctgacgaagggccatcgatctaaaacgttaactctgtttctctctccacatatgctgagattttcagcatgttCTGCTTTTATTTCGTCACATTCATTTCTCATGGGTCAGATACATACGGAACTGCAGCCAGGGAAAAACATAGAAATACATGATTCAAATTAAtcattcgcaaaagcgattctccctggcccgattTTAAAGGATCCGTTCCATAATTCCGGGCCCAAATGGCGGAGgtccgtacccagaatgcactgcctactagaatatgccctattccatttagagtggagtcatggctgctcatctccgcaAATCTTTTATCGAAGAAAGTGACggggctgcatctttcctctcccggtatccagagtacgacGGCAGAGGAGTTCTCATCTGGCAGCAATTGGGGCCGCATTAGTCATCTTTGCAGCGGGACATGAGGATGcctgaggtggggaattgatgctgacacaggctctaaagagggaacagttctatttcacagcactgagttACAGAGACCAggagataccacaacattttcaacttttatctttaatTCATTAACAAGCAGTATTCAATACGTGTTTGTGTATGTACgctagcatctgactactatcttaATTTATGTTCATGCAATGTTCATGTTATGCCATGTTTCCTCTAATTTTgcacacggtccctttaaatttgctgcacgccCGGCCACGATGCAGCCGCACATGCGcaatatctcttccagcggcaggaaccGGGGATCGCGTGATTGGTTGAAcattgagggggggtgggggcagccctcaacagctcaccacaaCTTACTAAGTGGCCCTCCATCCCAAATAATTTCCCATcctgttgtagatggtacacactgcagccacggtgcgccggtggtggagggagtgaatgttgaaggtggtgggtggggtgccgatcaagcggctgttttgtcctggatggcgtcgagcttcttgagtgttgttggatctgcacacatccaggaaagtggagagtattctatcacactcctgacttgtgccttgtagatggtggaaagactttggggagtcagaaggtgagacactcgtcttGGGATacacagtctctgacctgctcttgtagccacagtatttatgtggctggtccagttaagtttttggtcaatggtgactcccaggctattgatggtgggggatttgccgatggtaatgccattgaatgtcaaggggcagtggttagatgctCGCTAGTTGGAGGCAGTCATTGTCTGACACTTGTATGGTGCGGATGTTATACAGGGTTACATATGATATACGGTATAGAAACAGGagtttcgacccaaccagtccatgtgggCGTTTATGCTCCgcccgagcctcctcccgtctttggtCATCTAaggctatcagcataaccctctattcccttctccctcatatgcttgtctttcCTCCCCTTATAGTATTCACTTCAATTATTCCCAAtggaagtgagttccacattctcaccactctttgggaaaataattttcttctgaattccccattggatttcttggtgactatattatattgctggtctctagttatgcttttccccacaagtggaaatattctccctgtatccactccaacaaaacctttcataattttaaagacctctattagaaagCCCATTAGCCTTctttcttcaagagaaaagagacccagcctgttcatcctttcctgatatgtatatcctcgcatttctggtataatccttgtaaatcttctctgcaccctctccagtgccttgttatcctttgtataatatggcgaccagacccGTACACAGTACtctacgtgtggtctaaccaaggttcgatacaggttcagcataacttcccttcttttcaattctatacctctagaaaaaaACTCGAGTGCTTGATTTGCTTTCTTATGGccctgctaacctgtgtcacaacttttagcaatttgtgtatttgtactccgagattcctttgttccaCTTTcctcacccagactcgcaccctccaagtaataagtgacctttctattcttcctaccaaaatgtaataccttacatttatctgtgttgaacttcatttgccaattatatgcccattctgcaagtttattgatgtccttctgtaatttgttttactcatcagcccaagcctgaatgttgttcaggtcttgctgcatacgggaatggaatacttcattatctgagggagtgaagggttatggggaatggccagggaagtggagctgagcccaaaatcagatcagccatgatcttattaaatggcggagcaggctcgaggtgtcaaatggcctactcctgctcctatttgttatgttcttatctgagcagttgtgaatggcactatgcaatcatcagcgaacatcctcacttctgaccttatgatggaaggatgatcattgatgaagcaactgaagatggttgggcctagcacactgccccgaggaacacctgcagtgaagtccaggggctgtgatgattgacctgcaaccaccactaccatcttcctttgtgctaggtatgactccagccagtggagagtttcccccctgattcccattgacttcagttttactaggactccttgatgccacactcggtcaaatgctgccttgatgtcaagggcactcactctcaccttacctctggaattcagctattttgtccatgtttggaccaaggctgtaatgaagtctggagtcgagtggtcctggtagaacccaaactgggcatcagtgagcaagttattggaGAGCAAGTGTCGctggatagcactgttgatgacaccttacatcactttgctgataattgagagtagactgatggagagtaggtaattggccggattggatttgtcctgcttttttggacaggacataccaggccaattttccacattgtcagatagatgccagtgttgtagctgtactgatgcagcttggctagaggcgcgcctagttctggagcacaagtcctcAGCACGGCAGAAAGGATGTTgtgggggcccatagcctttgctgtatccagtgtgttcagccatttcttgatatcatgtggagtgaattaaattagctgaagactggcttctgtgatgatggttaCCAGAGGGAGACCGATATGAATCATGAGGCTTTTCGAACAAATAACGACCTGTATGTGCAGTCGGTAAATGCAGGAGTGTTCCTGACCAGTCCAGCTCGGGCTGTCGCTAattgtccctccctctcccaatcgctgcctcctccatctcccaatcactgcccctccgtctcccgatcactgcccctccctctccccatcactgccccctccctctccccatcattgccctctccctctccccatcactgcccctccgtctccccatcactgcccctccgtctccccatcacttccccctccctctccacatcactgccccctccctctcccaatcactgccccctccatctcccgatcactgccccctccctctccccatcactgccccctccctctccccatcactgccccctccctctcccaatcactgcccctccctctccccatcattgcccctccctctccccatcactgccccctccctctcccaatcactgcccctccctctccccatcactgccccctccctctccccatcactgccccctccctctccccgatcactgccccctctctctccctctccccatcactgccccctccctctcccgatcactgccccctccctctccctctccccatcactgccccctccctctcccgatcactgcccctccctctcccaatcactgccccctccctctcccgatcattgcCCCCTCCTTTTCAcgttcactgcccctccccccaaatAACATCCCCGACGCCAAGACATATCCAGGAAAGCAAATAAGCTTTACGCTGCACGGCAGTCACATTTCAGTAGAGACCGAGTCCCAATATTTGAAAGGTTattgacccaaaacattaactctgagcCTCCACAGATaccgcctgacctgttgagtgtttccagtattttctgatatttcagatttccagcatcagcagtattttgtttttatattTAAAA harbors:
- the LOC139248802 gene encoding E3 ubiquitin-protein ligase TRIM17-like — translated: MSSRQQDQSLIEEAICSICLDFFTDPVILECGHNFCRSCVTRCWAKKRRISCPECRAEFSKRNLKANRALARLAEKVRILNLNLKEKERKLHCEEHHEELKLFCETDKKLICLICRDAREHREHRFMPIKEAVGIYKDQLKTSLDSLTEKKSAARETELKQKQQISGVRGRSP